From Streptomyces sp. Edi4, one genomic window encodes:
- the yajC gene encoding preprotein translocase subunit YajC, whose protein sequence is MSPITLLPLVLLIGAMFLMTRSAKKKQQAAAAMREEMQPGTGIRTIGGMYATVKEIGDETVLLEVAPGVHAVYAKNAIGAVLSDAEYNRIVHGDTDDTDVELPEVPDDASSLTGATEVEAGADDSKDAKIDLGKKDEAQNAALPTDDTNGKDGKADGGAEAK, encoded by the coding sequence GTGAGCCCTATCACCCTCCTCCCCTTGGTTTTGCTTATCGGGGCCATGTTCCTGATGACGCGGTCGGCCAAGAAGAAGCAGCAGGCCGCCGCGGCCATGCGCGAAGAGATGCAGCCCGGCACCGGTATCCGCACGATCGGGGGCATGTACGCCACGGTCAAGGAGATCGGCGACGAGACGGTCCTCCTGGAGGTGGCGCCCGGCGTCCACGCCGTCTACGCCAAGAACGCGATCGGCGCCGTCCTCAGTGACGCGGAGTACAACCGCATCGTGCACGGCGACACCGACGACACCGACGTCGAGCTCCCGGAGGTGCCGGACGACGCCTCGTCGCTGACCGGCGCCACCGAGGTCGAGGCCGGGGCCGACGACAGCAAGGACGCCAAGATCGACCTGGGCAAGAAGGACGAGGCGCAGAACGCGGCCCTGCCCACGGACGACACGAACGGCAAGGACGGCAAGGCCGACGGCGGGGCCGAAGCGAAGTAG